A window from Ignavibacteriota bacterium encodes these proteins:
- a CDS encoding cation transporter, translated as MNKTIFEISKMDCPSEENLIRMKLDSFTNIKNLSFDIQNRKLTVLHDGEFQAIEEAISELSLGEKLLSSEKTEFIVQNENKNQRKLLWAVLLINFVFFLLEMITGIISESMGLVADSLDMLADSFVYGLSLFAVGGSLIRKKKIAKLAGYFQMTLAFIGFIEVLRRFLGAESSPDFSTMIIISIFALIANGICLYLLQKSKSKEAHMQASMIFTSNDVIINIGVIVAGILVKIFDSNKPDLMIGTIVFVLVIQGAMRILKLGK; from the coding sequence GTGAACAAAACAATTTTTGAGATTTCAAAAATGGATTGCCCCTCTGAAGAAAATTTAATTCGGATGAAATTAGATTCATTTACAAATATTAAAAATCTCTCATTCGATATTCAAAACAGAAAATTAACAGTTTTGCATGACGGAGAATTTCAAGCAATAGAAGAAGCGATTAGCGAATTAAGTCTCGGAGAAAAATTATTAAGTTCAGAAAAAACTGAATTTATTGTGCAAAACGAAAACAAAAATCAACGAAAATTATTATGGGCAGTTTTATTAATTAATTTTGTTTTTTTCTTATTAGAAATGATTACTGGGATAATTTCTGAGTCAATGGGTCTGGTGGCTGATAGTTTAGATATGTTAGCAGATTCATTTGTTTATGGATTAAGTTTGTTCGCAGTTGGAGGAAGTTTAATAAGAAAGAAAAAAATTGCCAAATTAGCTGGCTATTTTCAAATGACTTTAGCATTTATCGGATTTATTGAGGTTTTAAGAAGGTTTTTGGGAGCAGAAAGTTCCCCAGATTTTTCAACGATGATTATAATTTCAATTTTTGCACTAATTGCAAATGGCATTTGTTTATATCTTCTTCAAAAATCTAAAAGTAAAGAAGCTCACATGCAAGCAAGCATGATATTTACATCAAATGATGTAATTATAAATATTGGAGTAATTGTTGCTGGAATACTTGTAAAAATATTTGATTCAAATAAACCAGACTTAATGATTGGAACAATAGTATTTGTTTTAGTAATACAGGGTGCGATGAGAATTTTGAAACTAGGAAAATAA
- a CDS encoding TolC family protein: MKLVIVISVLSNFYINAQSAISLDDAINSALEKNIELQKQKLFLYKSELEFDESARLPNPLLNYSREDLTNNSLTFGEWILSGSMPLNFLWERWSNISSNEKNLQAQKLLFNFQQKNVRSEVQKSFTNLHFTNLMVSDLSDALTNIKNIFSTAKIRFDEGDISEYELQRILVEINKISSLIKKTELSKNEFQKELCILLNTDNFEIITKDSFFNHIISLNQNELVDTALIKRDDFKAIDLLIESVNSQLNFNSMKIIPDINLTAGYKKQTDDLSGLVLELNVQIPIFNRNQFKINENEVELEFLKKQKTFLQNKIEIEVKTSFKKFEEYNLLNQKNDKTILENIISTSAFSYEQGEIELVEFMDAVNTYVDGIQQFYNTKIEFYVSYFELEKTVSSELKNFEN; encoded by the coding sequence TTGAAGCTCGTTATAGTTATATCTGTGCTTTCTAATTTTTACATAAATGCACAATCAGCAATATCATTAGATGATGCAATAAATTCAGCATTAGAAAAAAATATTGAATTGCAGAAACAAAAATTGTTTTTATATAAATCTGAGCTTGAATTTGATGAATCTGCTCGATTGCCAAATCCTTTGCTCAACTATTCAAGGGAAGATTTAACAAACAATTCATTGACCTTTGGCGAATGGATTTTATCCGGTTCTATGCCTCTAAATTTTCTTTGGGAAAGATGGAGTAATATTTCATCAAATGAAAAAAATCTTCAAGCACAAAAGTTATTGTTCAACTTCCAACAAAAAAATGTTAGATCTGAAGTTCAAAAATCATTCACAAATTTACATTTTACAAATTTGATGGTATCGGATCTATCTGATGCCTTGACAAATATTAAAAATATTTTTTCAACTGCAAAAATTCGTTTTGATGAAGGTGATATTTCCGAATATGAACTGCAAAGGATTTTAGTCGAAATCAACAAAATCTCTTCGTTGATAAAAAAAACAGAACTTAGCAAAAATGAATTTCAAAAAGAATTATGTATTCTTTTAAATACAGACAATTTTGAAATAATTACTAAAGATAGTTTTTTCAATCACATTATTTCTCTTAATCAAAATGAATTAGTTGATACCGCTTTAATCAAAAGGGATGATTTCAAAGCAATTGATCTTTTAATAGAAAGTGTGAATTCACAATTAAATTTTAATTCAATGAAAATTATTCCGGATATTAATTTAACAGCCGGATATAAAAAACAGACTGATGATTTATCTGGATTGGTTTTGGAACTAAATGTCCAAATACCAATTTTCAACAGAAATCAATTTAAGATAAATGAGAATGAAGTTGAATTGGAATTTCTGAAAAAGCAAAAAACATTCTTGCAAAATAAAATTGAAATAGAAGTTAAAACCTCATTCAAAAAATTTGAAGAATACAATTTACTCAATCAAAAAAACGACAAAACTATTTTAGAAAATATAATCAGCACATCAGCCTTTTCGTACGAACAAGGTGAAATCGAATTAGTTGAATTTATGGATGCGGTAAATACTTATGTTGATGGGATTCAACAGTTCTATAATACGAAAATTGAATTTTACGTGAGTTATTTTGAGTTGGAGAAAACAGTTTCATCTGAACTTAAAAATTTTGAAAATTAA
- a CDS encoding efflux RND transporter periplasmic adaptor subunit — MYKKFNYIIFITLITVSFIGCKENIEVKAEEHSDDHSDEITLTMETIKQIKLATFTASLIPISGTITIPAEVKTNQDNEAQIGSLIQGRVNKVFVKVGDYVKVGQVLMTVEGLEVGEIKSGFLKARANYEYAKTNYERQKKLFEAQIGSQKSFLESQSEYVKAEAEYHAEDKKIHSVGLSDDDILKENDGDKHTSGTLPIKSLINGIVIERNVVIGQQVDVSTTAFKIINTSTVWIDGHVYEKDLNKINNNTKTSFLTGSSSSHKFYGNIIYVGQTVDDKTRTILIRGEFNNAGNELKPQMFGELQIETNSNVKALLITETSIVKDGENYNVFVRTSDTKFEKRDVKIGSSINGMVEIKEGITEGEKIVTDGVFYLKSELKKDELEEHEH; from the coding sequence ATGTATAAAAAATTTAATTATATAATATTTATTACCCTAATTACTGTATCATTCATAGGTTGCAAGGAAAATATAGAAGTAAAAGCTGAAGAACATTCAGATGATCATAGTGATGAAATTACTTTAACTATGGAAACAATAAAACAAATAAAATTAGCGACATTCACTGCCTCATTAATTCCAATTAGTGGTACAATTACAATTCCAGCAGAGGTAAAAACAAACCAAGATAATGAAGCTCAAATTGGTTCTCTTATTCAAGGTAGAGTGAATAAAGTTTTCGTAAAAGTTGGTGATTATGTAAAAGTCGGACAGGTCTTAATGACAGTTGAAGGGCTTGAAGTAGGTGAAATCAAATCTGGTTTTCTTAAAGCAAGAGCAAACTATGAATATGCTAAAACTAATTATGAGCGACAAAAAAAATTATTTGAAGCACAAATCGGTTCACAGAAATCATTTTTAGAAAGTCAATCTGAATATGTAAAAGCGGAAGCCGAATATCATGCCGAAGATAAAAAAATTCATTCGGTCGGTTTAAGTGATGATGACATTTTAAAGGAAAATGATGGGGACAAACATACATCAGGTACACTGCCAATTAAATCGTTAATAAATGGAATTGTTATCGAACGAAATGTTGTAATTGGACAACAAGTAGATGTTTCTACAACGGCATTTAAAATAATAAATACTAGTACTGTGTGGATTGATGGACATGTATATGAAAAGGATCTCAATAAAATTAACAATAACACAAAAACTTCATTTCTTACTGGCTCGTCTTCAAGTCATAAATTTTATGGGAATATTATTTATGTTGGTCAAACTGTTGATGATAAAACAAGAACCATTCTTATACGTGGTGAGTTCAATAATGCGGGAAATGAGCTAAAACCCCAAATGTTCGGTGAACTACAGATTGAAACCAATTCAAATGTAAAAGCTCTTTTAATTACGGAAACATCAATTGTTAAAGATGGAGAAAATTATAATGTATTTGTCCGAACTTCAGATACTAAATTCGAAAAAAGAGATGTTAAAATTGGTTCATCTATAAATGGTATGGTCGAGATAAAAGAAGGTATAACGGAAGGTGAAAAAATTGTTACTGATGGTGTCTTTTACTTAAAGAGCGAACTAAAAAAAGATGAATTAGAGGAGCATGAACACTAA
- a CDS encoding helix-turn-helix domain-containing protein produces MGTADEFLKLSPEESAYIELKLNLSANLKSLRTKQKLRQEDLANIIHSSQSRVAKLESGDPSVTLDLIIRSLLALGTSRKEIAKAIVA; encoded by the coding sequence ATTGGAACTGCAGACGAATTTTTAAAATTATCTCCGGAAGAATCCGCATATATAGAATTAAAATTAAATTTAAGCGCAAATCTTAAAAGTCTTAGAACTAAGCAGAAACTTCGACAAGAAGATTTGGCAAATATAATTCATTCTAGCCAATCACGAGTTGCAAAACTCGAATCTGGAGATCCAAGTGTTACACTTGATCTTATTATTAGATCATTATTGGCCCTTGGAACTTCAAGAAAAGAAATTGCTAAAGCAATTGTTGCTTAA
- a CDS encoding efflux RND transporter permease subunit yields MFDKIILFSLHKRIVVLIAAIVLLAAGIFITFDMPVDVFPDLTAPTVTIMTEAHGMATEEVETLVSFPIETSVNGATNIRRVRSSSSAGFSIVWVEFDWGTDIFLARQIISEKIQTMAANLPKGVGNPVLAPISSIMGEIMLISLSIDEKNNPNNLNEMDLRTIADFDLRRRLLSISGVSQVIPIGGAVKQYQILISPEKLSAFNISLNEVLISAEKSNENASGGSYMDSGSEYLIRGIGNIKSIEDIKNSVVTIHDKVPILIKDIAEVNIGPAIKIGDGSKNAEPAVILTVQKQPQTNTLELTEKIESILFEIKKTLPTGILLDSDIFKQSDFIQIAIQNVIGALRDGAILVVIVIFLFLWNIRTTFISVVAIPLSIIITIIVFKFFDIMINTMSLGGIAIAIGALVDDAIIDVENVYRRLKENISNNKNKSIDALKIIFEASKEIRAPMVNATLIIVVVFLPLFFLSGVEGRLLRPMGYAYVTSIFASLLVALTVTPVLSYYLLPNANFMKKEEDTWLVEKLKKYYKSTLNFTLKRPKLILSASLLFFIISIAILPLLGRSFLPEFNEGSLTLSLVTLPGTSLEESNKIGNLAEEIILSFDEVKSTARRTGRAELDEHAQGVNGAELDVRFELLSRTKEEFLTELRNKLLALPGTNVTIGQPISHRIDHMLSGTRANIAVKIFGNNLQQLRSYSQLVKSEMEKVEGAVDISVDQEVEVHQTKIKFNRTKMAQFGLTIGDLAEAIDIGFNGERVSQIREGQNTFDLIVRYNDNNRGNIHKIQNALFDTPYGVKVPLTQLAEVVNEKGPNRISRENVQRKIVVQANISGRDLRSVVDDIRKNIEANVNFEQEYFVEFGGQFESEQEATKIITLMSFVSIGIIFMILFFQFGNIKSALFILINLPLALIGGIWAVYMSDGIISVASLVGFITLFGIATRNGILMLSHFKHLIDEGIEFTQAIIQGSIERLNPILMTAITAGLALIPLVLGSGEPGKELESPMAIVILGGLVTSTALNMIVVPSLFYKFGKNIK; encoded by the coding sequence ATGTTTGATAAAATAATTCTGTTTTCTTTACATAAAAGAATAGTTGTACTCATTGCAGCTATTGTTTTGCTTGCTGCCGGTATATTTATCACTTTTGATATGCCCGTTGATGTTTTCCCGGATTTAACAGCTCCAACTGTAACAATAATGACAGAAGCTCATGGAATGGCTACCGAAGAAGTTGAAACTCTTGTTTCTTTCCCAATTGAAACTTCCGTAAACGGGGCTACAAATATTAGAAGAGTTCGTTCTTCAAGCTCTGCCGGATTTTCTATTGTCTGGGTTGAATTTGATTGGGGTACGGATATTTTTTTAGCACGACAAATTATCAGCGAGAAAATTCAAACAATGGCAGCTAATTTACCGAAAGGAGTCGGCAATCCGGTTCTTGCTCCAATCTCATCAATTATGGGTGAAATAATGCTGATAAGTTTAAGCATAGATGAGAAAAATAATCCGAATAATTTAAATGAAATGGATTTAAGAACTATTGCGGATTTTGACTTGAGACGAAGATTGCTTTCAATATCCGGGGTTTCACAAGTGATTCCAATTGGCGGTGCGGTAAAACAATATCAAATTTTAATTTCTCCGGAAAAACTTTCTGCATTTAACATTTCATTAAATGAAGTTTTAATTTCCGCTGAAAAATCAAATGAGAATGCTTCCGGCGGTTCTTATATGGATTCCGGCAGTGAATATCTAATCCGCGGAATTGGGAATATTAAATCTATTGAAGATATTAAAAATAGTGTTGTAACAATACATGATAAAGTTCCAATATTAATTAAGGATATTGCAGAAGTTAATATTGGACCCGCAATTAAAATCGGTGACGGTTCTAAAAATGCAGAACCGGCTGTAATTTTAACAGTTCAAAAACAACCTCAAACAAATACACTTGAACTTACAGAAAAAATCGAAAGCATATTATTCGAAATTAAAAAAACTCTTCCGACTGGAATTTTATTAGACTCGGATATTTTCAAACAATCTGATTTCATCCAAATTGCAATTCAAAATGTTATTGGTGCATTAAGAGACGGTGCAATTTTAGTAGTAATCGTTATCTTTTTATTTTTATGGAATATTAGAACAACTTTTATTTCGGTTGTTGCAATTCCCCTCTCAATAATTATTACAATAATTGTTTTTAAGTTTTTTGATATAATGATAAACACAATGTCGCTTGGTGGTATAGCAATTGCAATTGGAGCGCTTGTTGATGATGCAATTATTGATGTCGAAAATGTTTATCGAAGATTAAAAGAAAATATATCCAACAATAAAAATAAAAGTATCGATGCCCTTAAAATTATTTTCGAAGCTTCGAAAGAAATTCGTGCTCCTATGGTTAATGCAACTTTAATAATAGTTGTTGTGTTTTTACCTTTATTTTTCTTAAGCGGTGTTGAAGGCAGATTATTAAGACCAATGGGTTACGCTTACGTTACTTCGATATTTGCATCTCTGTTAGTTGCACTAACTGTTACTCCGGTACTTTCGTATTACCTTTTACCAAACGCAAATTTCATGAAAAAAGAAGAAGACACTTGGCTTGTTGAAAAATTAAAAAAATATTATAAAAGCACTCTTAATTTCACATTGAAGAGACCAAAATTAATTCTTTCTGCTTCGTTATTATTTTTTATTATTTCAATTGCAATTTTACCATTACTTGGAAGATCATTTTTACCGGAATTTAACGAAGGATCATTAACGCTAAGTTTAGTTACGCTTCCCGGAACATCTTTGGAAGAATCTAATAAAATAGGAAATTTAGCTGAAGAAATTATTTTATCATTTGATGAAGTAAAATCAACCGCAAGAAGAACCGGAAGAGCCGAATTAGATGAACATGCACAAGGTGTAAACGGTGCAGAATTAGATGTACGTTTTGAACTTCTTAGTAGAACTAAAGAAGAATTTTTAACCGAATTAAGAAATAAACTCTTAGCTTTACCCGGGACGAATGTTACAATTGGTCAGCCAATCAGTCACAGAATTGATCACATGCTTTCCGGAACCAGAGCCAATATTGCCGTAAAAATCTTTGGTAATAATTTGCAACAATTACGTTCTTATTCGCAGCTTGTTAAATCGGAAATGGAAAAAGTAGAAGGTGCGGTTGATATTTCCGTTGATCAAGAAGTTGAAGTTCATCAAACGAAAATCAAATTTAATCGTACTAAAATGGCTCAATTCGGTTTAACAATTGGCGATCTTGCTGAAGCAATTGACATAGGATTTAATGGAGAAAGAGTTTCACAAATCAGAGAAGGTCAAAATACTTTTGATTTAATTGTTCGTTATAATGATAACAACAGAGGAAATATTCATAAAATTCAGAATGCACTTTTTGATACTCCTTACGGAGTTAAAGTGCCGCTAACACAGCTTGCCGAAGTAGTAAATGAAAAAGGTCCAAACAGAATCAGCCGTGAAAATGTTCAGCGTAAAATAGTTGTTCAAGCAAATATATCCGGTAGAGATTTAAGAAGTGTGGTTGATGATATTAGAAAGAATATTGAAGCAAATGTAAATTTTGAGCAAGAATATTTTGTTGAATTTGGCGGTCAATTCGAAAGTGAACAAGAAGCTACAAAAATAATAACTTTGATGAGTTTTGTCTCAATTGGAATAATATTTATGATTTTATTCTTTCAATTTGGAAATATAAAATCCGCTCTTTTTATTTTAATAAATTTACCCTTAGCATTAATAGGCGGTATTTGGGCGGTGTATATGTCTGATGGAATTATCAGTGTTGCATCTTTAGTTGGCTTTATAACTTTATTTGGAATTGCCACACGAAATGGTATTTTAATGTTATCCCATTTTAAACATCTCATTGATGAAGGTATAGAATTTACTCAAGCAATAATTCAAGGATCTATTGAAAGATTAAATCCTATTCTTATGACAGCAATTACCGCCGGATTAGCATTAATTCCACTTGTTTTAGGAAGCGGCGAACCCGGTAAAGAATTAGAATCCCCAATGGCTATTGTAATTCTTGGCGGTTTAGTAACTTCAACTGCATTAAATATGATTGTTGTACCAAGTTTGTTCTATAAGTTTGGAAAAAATATTAAGTAA
- a CDS encoding efflux RND transporter periplasmic adaptor subunit, whose translation MNKYKLLAILFLSINFFISCSSNHDHEEEADHHEHEGTSITQFSDYTEIFMEYPALVVNQETKFLIHLTDLKDFKAVTEGILTVTFKNDQTEFSKKEDNPARDGIFIPVIKFEKAGTYTMEISLRGNQVSDNIIVNNVIVFSSENDIPHSHEESPPSISFLKEQQWKIEFHTEFVKKQNLQSSVIATGEIIAKPEYYSKVVAPVPGIVFQSNNLSFPKQGMFVNKGSILLNVSPSSDVNVNIGKIKNDFLLAKSEYERVQKLFDKNAVAQKRLDEAKFDFESKQNIYNTITQQVKFTENGFAVIAPISGYIENISISLGSQIEIGQELFTIVNPSKLILVANLPANNFNQANESKDASFKVEGYNKEFSISKLNGRKISVSSSLNQQNRTIPIYYEFDNPQNLIKVGMYAEVFVKTGELKNTIVIPETAIIDEEGMHTAYVQAEGEAFEKRILKTGITDNGLIEVLEGINENERIVTKGAYQVRLAALSPESAIGHGHVH comes from the coding sequence ATGAATAAGTACAAATTGTTAGCAATATTATTTTTAAGCATAAATTTTTTTATTTCATGTTCCAGCAACCATGATCACGAAGAAGAAGCAGATCATCATGAGCATGAAGGAACTTCAATTACTCAGTTTTCTGATTACACCGAAATCTTTATGGAATATCCCGCGCTTGTAGTAAATCAAGAAACAAAATTTTTGATACATTTAACAGACCTAAAAGATTTTAAAGCAGTTACAGAAGGAATTCTAACCGTAACTTTTAAAAATGATCAAACTGAATTTTCAAAAAAAGAAGATAACCCGGCAAGAGACGGAATTTTTATTCCTGTAATAAAATTTGAAAAAGCCGGAACTTATACTATGGAAATTAGCTTAAGAGGAAATCAAGTTTCTGATAATATTATTGTAAATAATGTTATTGTTTTCAGCAGTGAAAATGATATTCCTCATTCACATGAAGAATCTCCACCATCTATATCTTTTTTAAAAGAGCAGCAATGGAAAATAGAATTCCACACAGAATTTGTTAAAAAGCAAAATCTTCAATCTTCTGTTATTGCAACCGGTGAAATTATTGCAAAGCCTGAATATTATTCAAAAGTTGTTGCCCCGGTTCCGGGTATAGTTTTTCAATCAAATAATTTAAGCTTTCCAAAACAAGGAATGTTTGTTAATAAAGGAAGTATTTTATTAAATGTTTCACCTTCATCAGATGTAAATGTAAATATCGGCAAAATTAAAAATGATTTTTTACTTGCAAAATCTGAGTACGAAAGAGTTCAAAAATTATTTGATAAAAATGCAGTTGCTCAAAAAAGATTGGATGAAGCAAAATTTGATTTTGAGTCAAAGCAAAATATTTATAATACTATTACACAGCAAGTTAAGTTTACTGAAAATGGATTTGCTGTAATCGCACCAATCAGCGGTTATATCGAAAATATTTCAATTTCATTAGGCAGTCAAATTGAAATAGGGCAAGAATTATTTACGATAGTTAATCCCTCTAAATTAATTTTAGTTGCAAATTTACCAGCTAACAATTTTAATCAAGCAAATGAATCCAAAGATGCATCCTTCAAGGTAGAAGGTTATAATAAGGAATTTTCAATCAGCAAGTTAAACGGAAGAAAAATTTCAGTTTCATCAAGTCTTAACCAACAAAATAGAACAATCCCGATTTACTATGAATTTGATAATCCGCAAAATTTAATAAAAGTCGGAATGTATGCTGAAGTATTTGTAAAAACTGGGGAATTAAAAAATACAATTGTAATTCCGGAAACTGCAATCATAGATGAAGAAGGAATGCATACTGCTTACGTACAAGCAGAAGGTGAAGCATTTGAAAAAAGAATTTTAAAAACCGGAATTACCGATAACGGGTTAATTGAAGTTTTGGAAGGAATAAATGAGAATGAACGAATTGTAACTAAAGGAGCCTATCAAGTTCGGTTAGCTGCTCTTTCTCCGGAGTCTGCAATTGGTCATGGTCATGTACATTAA
- a CDS encoding TolC family protein — translation MNKYFLLFVFAFTYIKLCGQSDNIKLSLNDALMISIKQNPLLIESSEQINVAEGRFWSGISLPKPLLDLSLEFIPISKRLSNYSEKTFSILQTFEFPTNYFLKGNKLSNEKVIANYQHIQKERQIIAEVKTAYYNVLTKQELIKYAKENLSISEDFYNKAKIRYNVGEGTNIELLTAKVQLSEANNKLNISENEFRISLTELNFLLGNESTKHNNYILTDTLEFKLFNLNLDDIYSLSSNSNPSIKIAELNIDISSVERTIAWSSLLPNFNLAYFRQDLDGNGGFYGASFGIEIPLWFLFEQRGNIKEANAKHLISDALYIQTKNEISLIAKNAYMFFLAASQQLSTYTNDILPQAEEVYRAGKNSYDVGELTYLEYLQVKQLLNSAKENYIVALFNYNKSIASLEEILGKNINELEN, via the coding sequence ATGAACAAGTATTTCTTGTTGTTCGTATTTGCATTTACTTATATTAAGTTATGTGGACAATCAGACAATATAAAGCTATCGTTAAACGATGCTTTAATGATTTCAATAAAACAAAATCCTTTATTGATTGAATCAAGTGAACAGATTAACGTTGCTGAAGGGCGATTTTGGAGTGGTATATCTCTACCAAAACCCTTGTTAGACTTAAGTCTTGAATTTATACCTATTAGTAAACGATTAAGTAATTATTCTGAGAAAACATTTTCAATCTTGCAAACTTTTGAGTTTCCAACAAACTATTTTCTAAAAGGAAATAAACTATCAAATGAAAAAGTGATAGCTAATTACCAGCACATTCAAAAAGAAAGGCAAATTATAGCTGAAGTAAAAACCGCATATTATAATGTTTTAACCAAGCAAGAACTTATTAAATATGCAAAGGAAAATCTTTCTATAAGTGAGGATTTTTATAATAAAGCTAAAATAAGGTATAATGTTGGCGAAGGTACTAATATTGAACTACTAACAGCAAAGGTACAACTAAGTGAAGCTAACAATAAGTTAAATATATCAGAAAATGAATTTAGGATTTCTTTAACGGAATTAAATTTCCTTTTAGGAAATGAATCGACAAAACATAACAATTATATACTTACTGATACATTAGAATTCAAGTTATTTAATCTTAATCTTGATGATATTTATTCGCTTTCTTCTAATAGTAATCCTTCAATAAAAATTGCTGAATTGAATATCGATATATCGTCAGTTGAAAGGACGATTGCTTGGTCTTCATTACTTCCAAATTTTAATCTTGCGTATTTCCGACAAGATTTAGATGGTAATGGTGGATTCTATGGTGCCTCATTTGGGATTGAAATTCCTTTGTGGTTTTTATTTGAACAGCGCGGTAACATAAAGGAAGCCAATGCTAAACATTTAATTTCAGATGCTCTTTATATCCAAACAAAGAATGAAATTTCACTGATTGCAAAGAATGCATATATGTTTTTTTTAGCTGCTTCTCAACAATTAAGTACTTATACAAATGATATTTTACCACAAGCCGAAGAAGTCTATCGAGCTGGTAAAAATAGTTATGACGTTGGTGAATTGACTTACTTAGAATATCTGCAAGTAAAACAATTGCTAAACTCTGCAAAAGAGAACTACATAGTTGCTTTATTCAATTACAATAAATCAATCGCATCATTAGAAGAAATTTTAGGTAAAAATATAAATGAACTGGAGAATTAA
- a CDS encoding DUF3147 family protein — protein MWQYIIKILVSAFLIVAVSEVSKRSSLIGGILASLPLVSVLAIIWLYIETKDIQKISNLSTSIFWLVIPSLSFFIILPILLKTKLDFYLALVISIAIMIVLYYLMIFILSKFNIHL, from the coding sequence ATGTGGCAATATATTATTAAAATATTAGTCTCTGCATTTTTAATTGTTGCAGTTTCTGAAGTCTCTAAAAGAAGTTCTTTAATTGGCGGTATATTAGCTTCGTTACCGCTTGTTTCTGTTCTGGCAATTATCTGGCTTTATATTGAAACTAAGGATATTCAGAAGATTTCAAATCTTTCAACAAGTATTTTTTGGCTTGTAATTCCTTCACTTTCATTTTTTATTATTTTACCAATACTGCTAAAAACTAAACTGGACTTTTATTTGGCTCTCGTAATTTCAATAGCAATTATGATTGTTCTTTACTATTTGATGATATTTATTCTTTCTAAATTTAATATACATTTATAA
- a CDS encoding type II toxin-antitoxin system RelE/ParE family toxin has protein sequence MNKQDKPLVWLHGEVKSPPFSSLARIEAGYLLRLLQKGEKLNFPHSRPMTSVGIKCHELRINDEKSTWRIIYRLDSDAIIILEVFNKKTQKTPKNVVDICQKRIKEYDNA, from the coding sequence ATGAATAAGCAAGATAAGCCTCTAGTCTGGTTACATGGGGAAGTTAAATCACCTCCATTTTCTTCTTTGGCGAGAATTGAAGCTGGTTATCTTCTAAGATTGCTTCAAAAAGGAGAAAAATTGAATTTCCCTCACTCCAGACCAATGACATCAGTTGGCATAAAATGTCATGAATTAAGAATTAATGATGAAAAAAGTACTTGGCGAATTATTTACAGATTAGATTCTGATGCTATTATTATACTTGAAGTATTTAACAAGAAAACTCAAAAAACACCTAAAAATGTAGTTGATATTTGTCAAAAAAGAATTAAGGAATATGACAATGCTTAA